The Clostridium septicum genome contains a region encoding:
- a CDS encoding F0F1 ATP synthase subunit A: MEPLKPIFSFGLGGFTVDITPDIVVQWVIIALVAILAWWATRNLKVKPSKKQVVVESIYTTIRNVVLENVGENYTDIIPFIGSMGIYLLLMNLVGLIGVVPPTKNFSVTLGMALITFFVVQTYAIKKHGVKSYMKGYIQPIPVMLPINLLERVMLPVSLSLRLFGNVLAATFIIELVYENLHKIAWIAQIGLPIALHGYFDVFDGVIQMVIFVMLTMINIKIVSEH; encoded by the coding sequence GTGGAACCATTGAAGCCTATATTTTCCTTTGGACTTGGAGGTTTTACGGTAGATATTACTCCTGATATAGTGGTCCAATGGGTAATAATTGCCTTAGTAGCTATTTTGGCGTGGTGGGCAACTAGAAATTTAAAGGTTAAACCAAGTAAAAAGCAAGTAGTTGTTGAATCAATATATACTACAATTAGAAATGTAGTATTAGAGAATGTTGGTGAAAATTATACTGATATAATTCCATTTATAGGATCCATGGGAATTTATCTACTTTTAATGAATCTTGTAGGTTTAATCGGCGTAGTACCACCAACGAAAAATTTTAGTGTAACTTTAGGTATGGCACTTATAACATTTTTTGTTGTTCAAACTTATGCAATTAAAAAGCATGGAGTTAAAAGTTACATGAAGGGATATATACAACCAATTCCCGTTATGTTACCAATTAATTTATTAGAAAGAGTTATGTTACCAGTTTCATTGTCATTAAGACTTTTTGGTAACGTGTTAGCAGCTACATTTATCATAGAATTAGTATATGAGAATCTACATAAAATAGCATGGATAGCACAAATTGGTTTACCAATAGCTTTACATGGATATTTTGATGTGTTTGATGGCGTTATACAAATGGTGATATTTGTTATGTTAACAATGATAAATATAAAAATAGTTTCAGAACATTAA
- the atpE gene encoding ATP synthase F0 subunit C: MNEIGMRALGAGIAVLVGLGAGIGIGNATGKAVEGVSRNPETSGKITTALIIGAGFAEATAIYGLLVSILLIFVGVK; this comes from the coding sequence ATGAATGAAATAGGAATGAGAGCATTAGGAGCAGGTATTGCGGTATTAGTCGGTTTAGGAGCAGGTATAGGTATAGGTAATGCTACAGGAAAAGCTGTAGAAGGTGTTTCAAGAAATCCAGAAACTAGTGGTAAGATTACAACTGCTTTAATTATAGGTGCAGGTTTCGCAGAAGCAACAGCTATTTACGGTTTATTAGTATCAATACTTCTAATATTTGTTGGAGTAAAATAA